One Pseudomonas sp. FP1742 genomic window carries:
- the folK gene encoding 2-amino-4-hydroxy-6-hydroxymethyldihydropteridine diphosphokinase, which yields MSLTQVYLGLGSNIERESHLQAGLDALAGFLVDMRCSAVFESQPVGIKSGPFFNFVVSAFTDLPLMELDRRLKFIEADNGRYAPDRKGLPLDIDVLLFGDLVGNFDGLILPRAEILKNAFVLWPLSLIAPDRVHPGVGKSFATLWSEARIDQVLAPVAFEWRGEPLTPLNLL from the coding sequence ATGTCGCTGACTCAGGTGTATCTCGGGCTCGGTAGCAATATCGAGCGCGAATCCCATTTGCAGGCTGGCCTGGATGCCTTGGCGGGTTTCCTGGTGGATATGCGCTGCTCGGCGGTATTTGAAAGCCAGCCGGTGGGGATCAAAAGCGGGCCGTTTTTCAACTTTGTGGTCTCGGCCTTCACCGATCTGCCACTGATGGAGCTGGATCGACGGCTGAAATTCATCGAAGCGGATAATGGCCGCTACGCGCCGGACCGCAAGGGCTTGCCGCTGGATATCGACGTGCTGTTGTTCGGCGATCTGGTGGGCAACTTCGATGGCTTGATCTTGCCCCGGGCAGAAATCCTGAAAAATGCCTTCGTACTGTGGCCATTGTCGCTGATTGCGCCGGACAGAGTGCATCCGGGCGTAGGCAAAAGCTTTGCGACCCTGTGGAGTGAGGCACGGATCGATCAGGTGTTGGCGCCGGTGGCTTTTGAGTGGCGCGGTGAGCCGTTGACCCCTTTGAATCTGCTTTGA